A portion of the Harpia harpyja isolate bHarHar1 chromosome 15, bHarHar1 primary haplotype, whole genome shotgun sequence genome contains these proteins:
- the STAT6 gene encoding LOW QUALITY PROTEIN: signal transducer and activator of transcription 6 (The sequence of the model RefSeq protein was modified relative to this genomic sequence to represent the inferred CDS: inserted 2 bases in 2 codons; deleted 2 bases in 2 codons), producing MSLWNIVSHMPPEEFSGLFTEFPRSLRCLLADWLENQPWEFINGSDAFCTSMAGGMLSAMLEKLRSAAGSDGQQCQILQQVNSIENAYRRDPLRLVAVLKAILEGEKTAVLKRDCHLPLSFHRRQEELKFSLXLQRLQHRVREIQALRDGSTASLQLNVRDPQLKPEAKPPESELPALILEAVKELEVAKQQVLKRIQIWKRQQQLAGNGALFEENLAPLQKRCESLVEVYFQLHQQVMAASAELGAELLPRLLERFNEVLSSLVKSSFLVEKQPPQVLKTQTKFQASVRFLLGPQMLKTSAKPYMVRADMVTEKQARELALSAYSNALSESTGEIMHNVVALETNPTSGTCCANFKNVLLKKIKRCERKGSESVTEEKCAVLFSTMVALTPSNLSVHLQVLSLPIVVIVHGNQDNNAKATVLWDNAFSEIDRVPFVVAERVPWEKMCDTLNLKFMAEVQTTKGLLKEHYFFLAQKIFNDHSASFEDFQSRSVSWXQFNKEILPGRGFTFWQWFDGVLDLTKRCLKSYWSDRLIIGFISKQYVCKLLSTEPDGTFLLRFSDSEIGGVTIAHVIRGKDGSSQVENIQPFSAKDLSIRSLGDRIRDLGQLRNLYPNTPKDQAFGSHYNKEQTGKDGRGYVSTAIKMTVESERDQQPQSAAGGPPEAPQAQMFSLPLLQPELHPESLQSVLGPIGPAAPFCPQPVPTGYPTSESNINMMVPDSLGSSFPSTSPMLSPPLVMDPVLPRCQDLAFRNPLPFMPDQYMTGEASQLLSGGPSPEPQDEEMPELAPFTSMVDPPLQSSPRWMPPSMDMPPSSDFDQFLQEVSLEGPTLCPPFTPPLQRSGYPAPTHLAGDWGSLGGMTVSGQGTHEEAAGLLGRGGVGL from the exons ATGTCCCTCTGGAACATCGTCTCCCACATGCCACCGGAGGAGTTCAGTGGCCTCTTCACAGAGTTTCCCCGCAGCCTGCGCTGTCTCCTGGCCGACTGGCTGGAGAACCAGCCCTG GGAGTTCATCAATGGCTCGGACGCCTTCTGCACCAGCATGGCTGGTGGGATGCTCTCAGCCATGCTGGAGAAGCTCCGCAGTGCTGCCGGCAGCGATGGGCAGCAGTGCCAGATCCTCCAGCAAGTCAACAGCATCGAG AATGCCTACCGGCGGGACCCGCTGCGGCTGGTGGCTGTCCTGAAAGCGATCCTGGAGGGTGAGAAGACCGCCGTGCTCAAGAGG GACTGCCACCTGCCCCTCAGCTTCCACCGGCGGCAGGAGGAGCTGAAGTTCAGCC GGCTGCAGCGGCTGCAGCACCGTGTCCGTGAGATCCAGGCGCTGCGGGATGGTTCCACAG cctctctgcagCTGAACGTGCGGGACCCGCAGCTGAAGCCAGAAGCGAAACCCCCAGAGAGT GAGCTGCCCGCCCTGATCCTGGAGGCCGTGAAAGAGCTGGAGGTGGCCAAGCAGCAGGTACTGAAGAGGATCCAAATctggaagagacagcagcagctggcagggaatGGGGCCCTCTTTGAGGAGAACCTAGCTCCGCTGCAGAAGAG GTGCGAGAGCCTGGTCGAGGTTTAC TTCCAGCTGCACCAGCAGGTGATGGCAGCGAGCGCAGAGctgggggctgagctgctgccccGGCTCCTGGAGCGGTTCAATGAGGTGTTATCCAGCCTGGTCAAGAG CTCCTTCCTGGTGGAGAAGCAGCCGCCGCAGGTGCTGAAGACCCAGACCAAGTTCCAGGCGAGCGTCCGGTTCCTGCTGGGCCCCCAGATGCTGAAGACATCGGCCAAGCCCTACATGGTGCGGGCTGACATGGTGACGGAGAAGCAGGCGCGGGAGCTGGCGCTCAGTGCCTACAGCAATGCCCTCAG CGAGAGCACGGGGGAGATCATGCATAACGTGGTGGCTCTGGAGACCAACCCCACCAGTGGAACCTGCTGTGCCAACTTCAAGAATGTG ctgctgaagAAGATCAAGCGCTGCGAGCGGAAGGGGTCCGAGTCAGTGACAGAGGAGAAGTGTGCCGTGCTGTTCAGCACCATGGTGGCCCTGACCCCCAGCAACCTCTCCGTCCACCTCCAG GTCCTGTCTCTGCCCATCGTGGTCATCGTTCACGGGAACCAGGACAATAATGCCAAAGCAACCGTGCTGTGGGATAACGCCTTCTCCGAGATT gacCGGGTGCCCTTCGTGGTGGCTGAGCGG GTGCCCTGGGAGAAGATGTGTGATACACTGAATCTGAAGTTCATGGCGGAGGTGCAGACCACTAAGGGGCTTCTCAAGGAGCACTACTTCTTCCTGGCCCAGAAGATCTTTAACGACCACAGCGCCAGCTTCGAGGACTTCCAGAGCCGCAGCGTCTCCT CTCAGTTCAACAAG GAGATCCTGCCTGGTCGGGGATTCACCTTCTGGCAGTGGTTTGATGGAGTCCTCGACCTCACCAAGAGATGCCTCAAAAGTTACTGGTCAGACAG GCTCATCATCGGCTTCATCAGCAAGCAGTACGTCTGCAAGCTCCTGAGCACGGAGCCTGACGGGACCTTCCTGCTCCGCTTCAGTGACTCGGAGATCGGGGGTGTCACTATCGCTCACGTCATCCGGGGCAAGGACG GCTCCAGCCAGGTGGAGAACATCCAGCCCTTCTCTGCCAAAGACCTGTCCATCCGATCCCTCGGTGATCGCATCCGGGACCTGGGGCAGCTCCGCAACCTCTACCCCAACACCCCCAAGGACCAGGCGTTTGGGAGTCACTACAACA AAGAGCAGACGGGCAAGGATGGCCGGGGCTACGTCTCCACCGCCATCAAGATGACAGTGGAAAGCGAGAG GGACCAGCAGCCCCAGAGTGCTGCAGGGGGCCCCCCCGAGGCCCCCCAGGCTCAGATGTTCAGCCTGCccctgctgcagcctgagctGCACCCAGAGAGCCTGCAGTCAGTACTTGGCCCCATCGG ccctgctgctcccttctgcccccagcctgtccccacgGGCTACCCCACAAGTGAAAGCAACATCAACATGATGGTCCCCGACAGCCTCGGGTCCTCCTTCCCCAG CACATCACCGATGCTCTCGCCGCCCCTGGTCATGGACCCTGTGCTGCCTCGCTGCCAAGACCTTGCCTTCAGGAACCCTTT GCCCTTCATGCCCGACCAGTACATGACGGGGGAGGCCTCGCAGCTGCTGTCTGGGGGCCCCTCGCCGGAGCCACAGGATGAGGAGATGCCCGAGCTGGCTCCGTTCACGTCGATGGTGGACCCACCGCTACAGAGCTCCCCAAGGTG GATGCCGCCCAGCATGGACATGCCACCCAGCTCAGACTTCGACCAGTTCCTGCAGGAGGTGTCCCTGGAGGGCCCCACGCTGTGCCCCCCCTTCACACCCCCCCTGCAGCGCAGCGGGTACCCAGCCCCAACGCATCTTGCTGGGGACTGGGGGAGTCTAGGTGGGATGACAGTGTCCGGCCAGGGCACGCATGAGGAGGCTGCGGggctgctggggcgggggggagttgGACTGTGA